The following coding sequences lie in one Cydia strobilella chromosome 20, ilCydStro3.1, whole genome shotgun sequence genomic window:
- the LOC134750515 gene encoding C-terminal-binding protein produces the protein MDKRKMLPKRPRMDSMRGPIANGPLQSRPLVALLDGRDCTVEMPILKDVATVAFCDAQSTSEIHEKVLNEAVGALMWHTIILTKEDLEKFKALRIIVRIGSGVDNIDVKAAGELGIAVCNVPGYGVEEVADTTMCLILNLYRRTFWLAIMVRDGKKFTGPEQVREAAAGCARIRGDTLGIVGLGRIGSAVALRAKAFGFNVIFYDPYLPDGIEKSLGLTRVYTLQDLLFQSDCVSLHCSLNEHNHHLINEFTIKQMRPGAFLVNTARGGLVDDEGLAAALKQGRIRAAALDVHENEPFNVFQGPLKDAPNVLCTPHAAFYSDASAQELREMAASEIRRAIVGRIPDCLRNCVNKDYFLPGAPPSLPPPAPPLPQPQSQPPPSTYSEGMNGGYYGSGAAQAAHSTTAVHDAPALPPQPAPPPQPSQQPISLPMNASDPANHSLNKESSDVH, from the exons ATGGACAAACGCAAGATGCTGCCAAAGAGACCGCGTATGGATAGCATGCGGGGGCCCATTGCCAACGGACCCCTGCAGTCGAG GCCGCTGGTGGCGTTGTTGGACGGACGGGACTGCACCGTCGAGATGCCGATACTGAAGGACGTGGCGACGGTCGCGTTTTGCGACGCGCAGTCCACCTCCGAGATACACGAGAAG GTGCTGAACGAGGCGGTGGGTGCGCTCATGTGGCACACCATCATCCTCACCAAGGAGGACCTGGAGAAGTTCAAGGCGCTGCGCATCATCGTGCGCATCGGCTCCGGCGTCGACAACATTGATGTCAAAGCGGCGGGGGAACTAG GAATAGCAGTATGTAATGTGCCCGGCTACGGTGTGGAGGAGGTGGCCGACACGACGATGTGTCTCATACTTAATTTGTACCGGCGGACCTTCTGGCTCGCCATCATGGTGCGGGATGGAAAGAAATTCACAG GTCCGGAGCAAGTCCGCGAAGCGGCAGCGGGCTGCGCGCGCATCCGCGGCGACACGCTGGGCATCGTGGGCCTCGGCCGTatcggttccgccgtggcgctGCGGGCCAAGGCCTTCGGCTTCAACGTGATCTTCTACGACCCCTACCTGCCCGACGGCATCGAGAAGTCGCTCGGCCTCACCAGGGTCTACACGCTGCAG GACCTCCTATTCCAGAGTGACTGTGTGTCACTTCACTGCAGCTTAAACGAACACAACCATCACCTTATCAACGAGTTCACTATCAAACAGATGCGTCCAG GGGCGTTCCTGGTGAACACGGCACGCGGCGGGCTGGTGGACGACGAGGGGCTGGCGGCCGCGCTGAAGCAGGGCCGCatccgcgccgccgcgctcgacGTGCACGAGAACGAGCCCTTCAACGTGTTCCAGGGCCCGCTCAAGGACGCGCCCAACGTGCTGTGCACGCCCCACGCCGCCTTCTACTCCGACGCCAGCGCGCAG GAGCTCCGCGAGATGGCGGCGTCGGAGATCCGGCGAGCGATCGTGGGCCGCATCCCGGACTGCCTGCGCAACTGCGTCAACAAGGACTACTTCCTGCCCGGCGCGCCCCCCTCGCTGCccccgccggcgccgccgctgCCGCAGCCGCAGTCGCAGCCGCCGCCCAGCACCTACAGCGaag GTATGAACGGCGGGTACTACGGCTCGGGCGCTGCGCAGGCGGCGCACTCCACCACGGCCGTGCACGACGCGCCCGCCCTCCCCCCGCAGCCCGCGCCACCGCCGCAGCCCAGCCAGCAGCCCATTAGCCTG CCAATGAACGCGTCGGACCCGGCGAACCACTCGCTGAACAAGGAGAGCTCGGACGTGCACTAG